The following DNA comes from Ornithobacterium rhinotracheale DSM 15997.
GAATACTCGAGCTCCACGGATTGATTGCTCAAAACATGGCTGATACTCGCCGTCGCTAAATTCAAGGAATTTAACATTACCTAATTCTTGCCCATAGTGCTGAGCAATTTTTTCGGCTAAGACTCTACTTTGTCGGGTTGAGAATAATAATGCGGGTTGGTCCATTGGATTATTTAATTTGGTTGCAAAATTATAAAAACCTTGAAAAAATTAAAAGTAATTTGGCTATGAATAATTTTTTAATTTCAAACATATTTTTTAACAACGAAAAATCTTTAGCTTCAAAAATCATAAAAAAATGAATTTTTGAACTGAATTAGCCCAATACAAATTGGCGAAAAATCGTGTGAAAATGAATTTTTTTAGCCCTAAAAATTAAATCAAATTTTGTGGCTCGTAAATAAAATATTACTTTTGTTAAGTTTTAAAACCAAATCCCAAATGGCAGAAAAAGGAGCAATTATAGAATTAAGAGATGTAGATGTGTACCAGAAAGATTTTTTGGTGCTTAATAATGTAGACTTCAGATTGGAGCGTGGCGAATTTGCCTATCTAATCGGGAAAACGGGGAGTGGTAAAAGTAGTTTGCTCAAGGTTTTGTACAGCGATTTGCCTTTGCAGCGAGGCGAGGGTACCGTGGCGGGATTTGATTTGGCAAAACTCAGCACACGCAAAATTCCTTTTCTGAGAAGAAAATTGGGAATCGTGTTTCAAGATTTCCAGTTGCTAACGGATCGAAATATCGAAAAAAACTTAATTTTTGTGCTGAAGGCAACGGGCTGGTCGGACAGAACGGATATTGATAATAGAATCAACGAAGTGCTGGAACTAGTGGGCATGGCGACTAAAAAACACAAAATGCCGCACGAGATTTCGGGAGGTGAGCAGCAGCGTATTGCGATTGCGCGTGCCTTGCTGAACCACCCAGAATTGATTTTGGCGGATGAGCCTACGGGGAATTTAGACCCTGCAACTTCGGTAGAAATTATGAATTTGATCAAGAAGATTTCGGTGGAAAACGATATGGCAGTGCTTATGGCAACGCACGATTATTCTTTGATTAAAAAATTCCCAGCCAAAACTTTCCGATGCGAAAACGGAAAAGTAATCGTAGCCGAAAGCGAAACTTTGTTTTTGGATTAAGGGAAATTAAATTTTATAATATTTTAAATGAGCATGCTGGATAGTGTGCTTTTTTTATGTTTTGGGGTTTGTTGATTCAATCCACAAAGAAAAATCCAAAGGCATTATACGCAGCATGAATGAAAATGGTGAACAAAGCAGCTTCGGCATTGCCATATCGATTTGTTGTCTTTAAATAAAAGTTATTTAAAATCAATGCACTTACAAAAGTCATTAGCATAT
Coding sequences within:
- a CDS encoding cell division ATP-binding protein FtsE, with product MAEKGAIIELRDVDVYQKDFLVLNNVDFRLERGEFAYLIGKTGSGKSSLLKVLYSDLPLQRGEGTVAGFDLAKLSTRKIPFLRRKLGIVFQDFQLLTDRNIEKNLIFVLKATGWSDRTDIDNRINEVLELVGMATKKHKMPHEISGGEQQRIAIARALLNHPELILADEPTGNLDPATSVEIMNLIKKISVENDMAVLMATHDYSLIKKFPAKTFRCENGKVIVAESETLFLD